From a single Muntiacus reevesi chromosome 14, mMunRee1.1, whole genome shotgun sequence genomic region:
- the CDK7 gene encoding cyclin-dependent kinase 7 isoform X1: protein MAVDVKSRAKRYEKLDFLGEGQFATVYKARDKNTNQIVAIKKIKLGHRSEAKDGINRTALREIKLLQELSHPNIIGLLDAFGHKSNISLVFDFMETDLEVIIKDNSLVLTPSHIKAYMLMTLQGLEYLHQHWILHRDLKPNNLLLDENGVLKLADFGLAKSFGSPSRAYTHQVVTRWYRAPELLFGARMYGVGVDMWAVGCILAELLLRVPFLPGDSDLDQLTRIFETLGTPTEEQWPDMCSLPDFVTFKSFPGIPLQHIFIAAGDDLLDLIQGLFLFNPCTRITATQALKTKYFSNRPGPTPGCQLPRPNCPAEALKEQSNPAMATKRKRTEALEQGGLPKKLIF, encoded by the exons ATGGCTGTGGACGTGAAGTCGCGAGCGAAGCGTTATGAAAAACTGGACTTCCTCGGGGAGGGACAG TTTGCCACGGTTTACAAGGCCAGAGACAAGAACACCAACCAAATTGTCGCCATTAAGAAA ATCAAACTTGGACATAGATCAGAAGCTAAAGATG GTATAAATAGAACAGccttaagagagataaaattaTTACAGGAGCTAAGTCATCCAAATATAATTGGT CTCCTTGATGCTTTTGGACATAAATCTAACATTAGCCTTGTCTTTGATTTTATGGAAACTGATCTAGAG GTTATAATAAAGGATAACAGTCTTGTGCTGACACCTTCACATATCAAAGCCTATATGTTGATGACTCTTCAAGGATTAGAATATTTACATCAACATTGGATTCTGCATAGG GACCTAAAACCAAACAACTTGTTGCTAGATGAAAATGGAGTTCTAAAACTGGCCGATTTTGGCCTGGCCAAATCATTTGGGAGCCCCAGTAGAGCTTATACACATCAGGTTGTAACCAG GTGGTATCGGGCCCCTGAGCTACTGTTCGGAGCTAGAATGTATGGTGTAGGTGTGGACATGTGGGCTGTGGGCTGTATATTAGCAGAGTTGCTTCTAAGG GTTCCTTTTTTGCCAGGAGATTCAGACCTTGATCAACTAACAAGAATATTTGAAACTTTGGGCACACCAACTGAAGAGCAGTGGCCT gaCATGTGTAGTCTTCCAGATTTCGTGACATTTAAGAGTTTTCCTGGAATCCCATTACAACATATCTTCATTGCAGCAGGAGATGACTTGCTAGATCTTATACAAGGCTTATTCTTATTTAATCCATGTACTCGAATTACAGCCACACAG GCGTTGAAAACTAAGTATTTCAGTAATCGGCCAGGGCCAACACCTGGATGTCAGCTGCCAAGACCAAACTGTCCAGCAGAGGCTCTAAAGGAGCAGTCCAATCCAGCCATGGCAACAAAACGGAAGAGAACAGAGGCCTTGGAACAAG GAGGATTACCCAAGAAGCTAATTTTTTag
- the CDK7 gene encoding cyclin-dependent kinase 7 isoform X2, which translates to METDLEVIIKDNSLVLTPSHIKAYMLMTLQGLEYLHQHWILHRDLKPNNLLLDENGVLKLADFGLAKSFGSPSRAYTHQVVTRWYRAPELLFGARMYGVGVDMWAVGCILAELLLRVPFLPGDSDLDQLTRIFETLGTPTEEQWPDMCSLPDFVTFKSFPGIPLQHIFIAAGDDLLDLIQGLFLFNPCTRITATQALKTKYFSNRPGPTPGCQLPRPNCPAEALKEQSNPAMATKRKRTEALEQGGLPKKLIF; encoded by the exons ATGGAAACTGATCTAGAG GTTATAATAAAGGATAACAGTCTTGTGCTGACACCTTCACATATCAAAGCCTATATGTTGATGACTCTTCAAGGATTAGAATATTTACATCAACATTGGATTCTGCATAGG GACCTAAAACCAAACAACTTGTTGCTAGATGAAAATGGAGTTCTAAAACTGGCCGATTTTGGCCTGGCCAAATCATTTGGGAGCCCCAGTAGAGCTTATACACATCAGGTTGTAACCAG GTGGTATCGGGCCCCTGAGCTACTGTTCGGAGCTAGAATGTATGGTGTAGGTGTGGACATGTGGGCTGTGGGCTGTATATTAGCAGAGTTGCTTCTAAGG GTTCCTTTTTTGCCAGGAGATTCAGACCTTGATCAACTAACAAGAATATTTGAAACTTTGGGCACACCAACTGAAGAGCAGTGGCCT gaCATGTGTAGTCTTCCAGATTTCGTGACATTTAAGAGTTTTCCTGGAATCCCATTACAACATATCTTCATTGCAGCAGGAGATGACTTGCTAGATCTTATACAAGGCTTATTCTTATTTAATCCATGTACTCGAATTACAGCCACACAG GCGTTGAAAACTAAGTATTTCAGTAATCGGCCAGGGCCAACACCTGGATGTCAGCTGCCAAGACCAAACTGTCCAGCAGAGGCTCTAAAGGAGCAGTCCAATCCAGCCATGGCAACAAAACGGAAGAGAACAGAGGCCTTGGAACAAG GAGGATTACCCAAGAAGCTAATTTTTTag
- the CDK7 gene encoding cyclin-dependent kinase 7 isoform X3: MKNWTSSGRDSLPRFTRPETRTPTKLSPLRKSNLDIDQKLKMVIIKDNSLVLTPSHIKAYMLMTLQGLEYLHQHWILHRDLKPNNLLLDENGVLKLADFGLAKSFGSPSRAYTHQVVTRWYRAPELLFGARMYGVGVDMWAVGCILAELLLRVPFLPGDSDLDQLTRIFETLGTPTEEQWPDMCSLPDFVTFKSFPGIPLQHIFIAAGDDLLDLIQGLFLFNPCTRITATQALKTKYFSNRPGPTPGCQLPRPNCPAEALKEQSNPAMATKRKRTEALEQGGLPKKLIF; this comes from the exons ATGAAAAACTGGACTTCCTCGGGGAGGGACAG TTTGCCACGGTTTACAAGGCCAGAGACAAGAACACCAACCAAATTGTCGCCATTAAGAAA ATCAAACTTGGACATAGATCAGAAGCTAAAGATG GTTATAATAAAGGATAACAGTCTTGTGCTGACACCTTCACATATCAAAGCCTATATGTTGATGACTCTTCAAGGATTAGAATATTTACATCAACATTGGATTCTGCATAGG GACCTAAAACCAAACAACTTGTTGCTAGATGAAAATGGAGTTCTAAAACTGGCCGATTTTGGCCTGGCCAAATCATTTGGGAGCCCCAGTAGAGCTTATACACATCAGGTTGTAACCAG GTGGTATCGGGCCCCTGAGCTACTGTTCGGAGCTAGAATGTATGGTGTAGGTGTGGACATGTGGGCTGTGGGCTGTATATTAGCAGAGTTGCTTCTAAGG GTTCCTTTTTTGCCAGGAGATTCAGACCTTGATCAACTAACAAGAATATTTGAAACTTTGGGCACACCAACTGAAGAGCAGTGGCCT gaCATGTGTAGTCTTCCAGATTTCGTGACATTTAAGAGTTTTCCTGGAATCCCATTACAACATATCTTCATTGCAGCAGGAGATGACTTGCTAGATCTTATACAAGGCTTATTCTTATTTAATCCATGTACTCGAATTACAGCCACACAG GCGTTGAAAACTAAGTATTTCAGTAATCGGCCAGGGCCAACACCTGGATGTCAGCTGCCAAGACCAAACTGTCCAGCAGAGGCTCTAAAGGAGCAGTCCAATCCAGCCATGGCAACAAAACGGAAGAGAACAGAGGCCTTGGAACAAG GAGGATTACCCAAGAAGCTAATTTTTTag
- the KGD4 gene encoding alpha-ketoglutarate dehydrogenase component 4 has product MMGSKMASASRVVQVVKPHTPLIRFPDRRDNPKPNVSEVLRSAGLPSHTSSVSQHSKGSKSPDWLMHQGPPDTAEIIKTLPQKYRRKLVSQEEIEFIQRGGPE; this is encoded by the exons ATGATGGGCAGCAAGATGGCGTCTGCCAGCAGGGTCGTTCAG gtagTCAAGCCACATACTCCATTAATAAGGTTCCCTGACAGAAGAGACAATCCTAAACCAAATG tatcAGAAGTTCTACGATCAGCAGGACTACCATCTCATACTTCCTCAGTTTCGCAGCATTCTAAGGGAAGTAAATCGCCAGACTGGCTGATGCATCAGGGTCCACCAGACACTGCAGAGATAATAAAAACTTTACCTCAGAAATACAGAAGGAAACTTGTGTCTCAAGAAGAAATTGAATTTATCCAA cgTGGAGGTCCGGAATAA